One window of the Leptospira koniambonensis genome contains the following:
- a CDS encoding glycosyltransferase family 2 protein produces the protein MSTAPWANSRFLIPALNEEESLPKVLDSLFGFGILPRQILILDNGSKDLTPQIAIDAGVVLVQEPKRGYGAACLAGIHYLQERKISPEFIVFMDADGSDDLNNLKDLFSAFSKDPNTNFVIGSRTLGNAEPGSLSFLQIFGNWLSCFLIRIFYGVKFTDLGPFRVLRWQSLLDLDLQDPTWGWNLEMQIKAIRNKFKIQEIPVHYGKRKGGKSKISGNLIGSFKAGVKILYIFFKLTFFSNRSR, from the coding sequence TTGTCGACTGCTCCCTGGGCAAATTCTAGATTTTTGATCCCTGCCCTAAACGAAGAAGAATCCTTACCTAAAGTTTTGGATTCTCTCTTTGGATTTGGGATCTTGCCTAGACAAATTCTGATCTTAGACAATGGATCCAAGGATTTAACTCCTCAAATTGCAATCGATGCAGGAGTGGTTCTAGTCCAAGAACCAAAAAGAGGTTATGGTGCTGCCTGTTTAGCTGGGATCCATTATCTTCAAGAAAGAAAAATTTCTCCCGAATTCATAGTGTTCATGGATGCAGATGGTTCAGATGATCTCAACAATCTAAAAGATCTATTCTCTGCATTCTCCAAAGATCCAAACACAAATTTTGTGATCGGTTCCAGAACTTTAGGAAATGCAGAGCCAGGTTCCTTGTCCTTCTTACAGATATTCGGCAATTGGCTTTCTTGCTTTTTGATCCGCATATTTTATGGAGTAAAATTTACTGATCTTGGACCATTTCGTGTTTTAAGATGGCAATCTTTACTGGATCTAGATCTACAAGATCCTACTTGGGGATGGAACCTTGAAATGCAGATCAAGGCGATCCGTAATAAATTCAAGATCCAGGAAATCCCTGTTCATTATGGAAAAAGAAAAGGTGGAAAATCTAAGATCAGCGGAAATTTGATCGGGAGTTTTAAGGCAGGGGTGAAAATACTTTATATTTTCTTTAAATTAACTTTTTTCTCGAACAGATCCAGATAA
- a CDS encoding multiheme c-type cytochrome: protein MFLNKRRSLILAVISLSFAISLFYCIFTKPKDQPIPVDEVFSQAPWSKPLPHLPPLAGVGEVRAENCGRCHIEIYAEWKTSTHANALSDLQFQSELSKSSSPRWLCLNCHTPVANQRETLVNYLNNGDYRTPIEEPNPNFDPKMKAEGVTCAVCHVRLDEQGNSYVLGANGTTKPPHPIKIDPDKLRNRCLDCHNANYVLDDQLVCAFKTGNELEQKGNSHGKIACGSCHMGELQRKLVKPELNTPIRTSHKHSFIGGGVPKKFELYEKQIPGGYRTGLKIAPLQLKKNGNDLEYLVSLTNEKAAHNIPTGDPERFILLKISVLDPKGKSLAAKEIKFGQEWEWYPKARLVADTRILPGETKVWKDQFTGIEKGASKIVFEIYHTRLKESNAEHMRKNSENVHLDIRKKISEIENFYPFSSIVHKEDIDLNSGKTKIYSPEELFRISKNRRGE, encoded by the coding sequence ATGTTCTTAAATAAAAGAAGAAGTTTAATATTAGCGGTTATATCTTTATCCTTTGCCATTAGTTTATTCTATTGTATTTTTACTAAACCGAAAGATCAACCGATCCCCGTGGACGAGGTGTTTTCTCAGGCTCCTTGGTCCAAACCTTTACCACATCTTCCTCCTCTTGCTGGAGTGGGAGAGGTCAGAGCGGAGAATTGTGGAAGATGTCATATCGAAATTTATGCAGAATGGAAAACATCCACTCATGCAAACGCACTTTCTGATCTTCAATTCCAATCTGAACTTTCTAAGTCTTCTTCTCCTAGATGGCTTTGTTTAAACTGCCATACTCCAGTTGCGAACCAAAGAGAAACTTTGGTTAATTATCTAAATAACGGAGATTATAGGACTCCTATAGAAGAACCAAATCCTAACTTTGATCCTAAAATGAAAGCAGAAGGAGTTACTTGCGCAGTATGCCATGTTCGTTTGGACGAGCAGGGAAATTCTTATGTATTGGGTGCAAACGGAACAACAAAACCTCCTCATCCAATCAAGATTGATCCTGATAAATTGAGAAATAGATGTCTAGACTGTCATAATGCAAATTATGTTTTAGACGACCAATTGGTATGCGCTTTCAAAACAGGGAATGAGTTGGAACAAAAAGGGAACTCACACGGAAAAATCGCCTGTGGTTCCTGTCATATGGGAGAATTACAACGTAAACTAGTAAAACCAGAATTAAACACTCCAATCAGGACTTCTCATAAACATTCTTTTATCGGAGGAGGAGTTCCTAAAAAATTCGAACTCTATGAGAAACAGATCCCTGGAGGATATAGGACTGGTTTAAAAATCGCACCTCTCCAATTAAAGAAAAATGGAAACGATCTAGAATATTTAGTTTCTTTAACGAATGAAAAAGCTGCTCATAATATTCCAACAGGAGATCCTGAAAGGTTTATACTTCTGAAAATTTCCGTATTGGATCCAAAAGGTAAATCTTTGGCGGCCAAAGAGATCAAGTTCGGACAAGAGTGGGAATGGTATCCTAAGGCAAGACTTGTTGCAGATACTCGTATTCTTCCTGGAGAAACCAAGGTTTGGAAGGACCAATTTACTGGAATTGAAAAAGGTGCGTCTAAAATCGTATTCGAAATTTATCATACTAGACTGAAAGAATCGAATGCAGAACATATGAGAAAGAATAGTGAAAATGTTCACTTAGATATTCGCAAAAAGATATCCGAGATAGAAAATTTTTATCCTTTTTCCAGTATAGTCCATAAAGAAGATATTGATCTGAACTCTGGAAAGACTAAGATCTATTCTCCTGAAGAACTATTCAGGATCTCTAAAAATAGAAGAGGAGAATAA
- a CDS encoding sulfurtransferase, whose translation MKLIISFALVFLISSSLFASEKLSGVRGWFISAPEALYLHGQGAVFVDAREGIKVSTFSKSVPLGWQEISQKEFPNQGNLVQASEAKELLRKKGLDTSKIVLVFGDPTGGWGEEGRIVWSLRTLGFSKSFIVDGGVNALQKASNSPVSNRPEILSKINISAAENKNWSADSKLVQTELSDKKFAFIDTREEREFLGQTPYGESRGGHLPGAKWIYYKQFLDKDGYLLSESKIVSKLYELGISKDKTVISYCTGGVRSGWMTSVLVSLGYNAKNYAGSMWEWSSKGDQNHPLVTR comes from the coding sequence ATGAAACTCATAATCTCTTTTGCCTTAGTCTTTCTAATCTCTTCCTCCCTTTTCGCCTCCGAAAAACTTTCCGGAGTCAGAGGATGGTTTATCAGCGCACCCGAGGCATTATACCTGCACGGACAAGGCGCAGTATTCGTAGATGCAAGAGAAGGTATCAAAGTATCCACATTCTCCAAATCTGTTCCATTAGGTTGGCAGGAGATCTCTCAAAAAGAATTTCCTAACCAGGGAAATTTAGTCCAGGCATCGGAAGCGAAGGAACTCCTGCGTAAAAAAGGTTTGGATACAAGCAAGATCGTATTGGTATTCGGAGATCCTACAGGAGGATGGGGAGAAGAAGGCAGAATCGTTTGGTCCTTACGTACATTAGGTTTTTCTAAATCATTCATAGTAGATGGAGGGGTTAACGCTTTGCAGAAGGCTTCGAATTCTCCTGTTTCTAATCGCCCAGAAATTCTTTCTAAAATAAATATTTCAGCTGCTGAGAATAAAAATTGGTCTGCAGATTCAAAATTGGTCCAAACAGAACTTTCTGATAAAAAATTCGCCTTTATAGATACCAGAGAAGAAAGGGAATTTTTAGGACAAACTCCTTACGGAGAATCTAGAGGAGGCCATCTTCCTGGAGCAAAATGGATCTATTACAAACAATTTTTGGATAAGGACGGATATCTATTAAGTGAGTCTAAAATTGTTTCTAAATTATACGAATTAGGGATTTCCAAAGATAAAACTGTGATCTCTTATTGCACTGGAGGAGTTAGATCTGGATGGATGACATCTGTTCTAGTTTCCCTGGGTTATAATGCAAAAAATTATGCAGGATCTATGTGGGAATGGTCTTCTAAAGGGGATCAAAACCATCCCCTAGTAACTAGATAA
- a CDS encoding helix-turn-helix domain-containing protein — MPTIDPIERGLIQSIGTLVRKRRQELGLSLGKLAELSQVSRGMLSLVESGKAAPSIALLWKISKAIRLPLSSLMEFSKEEFPKIFRKEDSSENSVEENQYVIRPLLHEETRFQTRLFEIRLLSGVAKTFITKVQSKQRQNLFLQSGALRLKVGGKWFDLQEGDSMTFLGKDLQELANLGEKDSYLIWSSSLSDD; from the coding sequence ATGCCAACGATCGATCCGATTGAAAGAGGTCTGATCCAATCTATTGGGACCTTGGTTCGTAAGAGAAGACAAGAGTTAGGTCTTTCTCTTGGAAAGCTTGCAGAATTATCTCAGGTGAGTAGAGGAATGTTAAGCCTCGTGGAATCTGGAAAAGCTGCACCTTCTATCGCTTTATTATGGAAAATTTCAAAGGCAATCCGTTTGCCTTTGTCCAGTCTCATGGAATTTTCTAAGGAAGAGTTTCCTAAAATTTTCAGGAAAGAAGACTCCAGTGAAAATTCTGTAGAAGAGAATCAGTATGTGATCCGTCCTCTTCTTCATGAAGAAACTAGATTTCAAACTAGGCTATTTGAGATCAGACTTCTTTCTGGAGTTGCTAAAACTTTTATTACAAAAGTACAATCCAAACAAAGACAGAATTTGTTCCTACAATCTGGTGCGCTTCGTTTGAAAGTGGGTGGTAAATGGTTCGATTTGCAAGAAGGAGACAGTATGACCTTCTTAGGAAAGGATCTGCAAGAACTTGCAAATTTAGGGGAGAAGGACTCGTATCTGATCTGGTCATCCTCTCTTTCTGATGATTGA